A stretch of Ferribacterium limneticum DNA encodes these proteins:
- a CDS encoding pyridoxal phosphate-dependent aminotransferase has translation MYRPAQRLADIEPFHVVELLTRARQLEAEGRDIIHMEVGEPDFPTPELIANAAINAIKSGKTLYTQALGLPELREAISQFYRERYGVAVPASRIAVTNGASGALNLAFACLADPGSEWLLTDPGYPCNRHILRAFEGRPQNIPVGPDTNFQPTPELLRRHWKPSTVGLLVASPANPTGTLLTLPEITGLADVCREKNGHFLVDEIYHGLTYEIEAPTACAAGEDIWVINSFSKYFQMTGWRLGWMVIPEAYVRDVEKLAQNLTLCPSTPAQHAALAAFEPDTIAILESRRSEFRRRRDFLAPALEAIGFRITARPEGAFYLYCDCSVLADDSFALAKDLLEKTGVAATPGLDFGSNQPEKHIRFAYTTGVERLAEAVERLSRYFGR, from the coding sequence ATGTACCGCCCCGCCCAACGCCTCGCAGATATCGAGCCCTTCCACGTCGTCGAATTGCTGACTCGGGCTCGACAGCTGGAAGCCGAGGGGCGCGACATCATTCACATGGAAGTGGGCGAGCCTGACTTCCCGACACCTGAGCTTATCGCCAACGCGGCGATCAATGCGATCAAAAGCGGGAAAACCCTCTACACCCAGGCCCTCGGTCTGCCCGAATTGCGCGAGGCAATCAGCCAGTTTTATCGCGAACGCTACGGAGTTGCCGTTCCGGCCTCACGCATTGCCGTCACCAACGGGGCTTCCGGGGCGCTGAACCTGGCCTTCGCCTGCCTGGCCGACCCGGGCAGCGAATGGCTGCTGACCGATCCCGGCTACCCGTGCAACCGGCACATTTTGCGGGCTTTCGAAGGGCGACCACAGAACATCCCGGTCGGCCCGGACACCAACTTCCAGCCGACACCGGAACTGCTGCGCCGGCACTGGAAGCCGAGCACCGTGGGTTTGCTGGTTGCCTCTCCGGCCAACCCGACCGGCACCTTGCTCACGCTCCCGGAGATCACCGGGCTGGCAGATGTCTGTCGTGAAAAGAACGGCCATTTTTTGGTCGACGAGATTTACCACGGGTTGACCTACGAGATTGAAGCGCCCACGGCATGTGCTGCCGGCGAAGATATCTGGGTCATCAACAGCTTCTCAAAATATTTCCAGATGACTGGTTGGCGCCTCGGCTGGATGGTCATTCCAGAAGCCTATGTCCGCGATGTCGAAAAGTTGGCCCAGAACCTCACCCTCTGCCCCTCGACGCCAGCCCAGCATGCGGCACTGGCAGCCTTCGAGCCTGACACCATCGCCATCCTCGAAAGTCGGCGCAGCGAATTCCGTCGCCGCCGAGACTTCCTTGCCCCGGCGCTGGAGGCAATCGGCTTCCGCATCACGGCCCGCCCCGAAGGCGCGTTCTATCTGTATTGCGATTGCTCGGTGCTGGCCGATGACAGCTTCGCGCTGGCCAAGGATCTGCTGGAGAAGACAGGGGTCGCTGCCACCCCTGGCCTTGACTTTGGCAGCAACCAGCCCGAGAAGCACATCCGCTTCGCCTACACCACCGGCGTTGAGCGGCTGGCCGAGGCAGTGGAACGCCTAAGCCGCTATTTCGGCCGGTAG
- the ampD gene encoding 1,6-anhydro-N-acetylmuramyl-L-alanine amidase AmpD, translated as MAWQADGWLEGADWLPSPNFSERPAGEAVSLVVIHNISLPPDEFGGNWVEDFFLNRLNPDAHPYFSTIADLQVSAHFYVRRNGRVIQFVGCDRRAWHAGQSCWCERNNCNDYSVGIELEGSDSQPYTAEQYTSLWGLLDALRAHYPIMAIAGHCHIASGRKTDPGPYFDWVALRSRYPGLELPAEIAA; from the coding sequence ATGGCGTGGCAGGCGGACGGCTGGCTGGAGGGGGCTGACTGGCTGCCGTCGCCGAATTTTAGCGAGCGACCGGCCGGGGAGGCAGTATCTCTGGTCGTGATTCACAACATCAGTCTCCCGCCCGATGAATTCGGGGGTAACTGGGTCGAGGACTTCTTCCTCAATCGGCTGAATCCTGACGCGCACCCTTATTTTTCGACCATTGCCGACTTGCAGGTATCCGCGCATTTCTATGTCCGGCGGAATGGCCGAGTCATTCAGTTTGTCGGCTGCGACCGGCGTGCCTGGCATGCCGGGCAGTCCTGCTGGTGCGAGCGTAACAACTGCAACGATTACTCGGTGGGCATCGAGCTGGAAGGCTCGGATAGCCAGCCCTATACCGCTGAGCAATACACCTCGTTGTGGGGCTTGCTGGACGCCTTGCGTGCGCACTATCCGATTATGGCCATCGCCGGCCATTGCCATATTGCCTCTGGACGCAAGACCGATCCGGGGCCTTATTTCGACTGGGTGGCCCTGCGTTCACGCTACCCGGGGCTGGAACTACCGGCCGAAATAGCGGCTTAG
- a CDS encoding sigma-54-dependent transcriptional regulator, whose product MSVVRTERRPRGELSRVLVVDDEPDIRELIDLTLARMGLATECVGSVAEAKAALEADDFQLCLTDMRLPDGEGLEIVRLITEHYPQTPVAVITAYGSAGNAVAALKAGAFDYLAKPVGLEQLRALIKSALRLPGGGQGDDEDPLQSLIGDSPSMQQVRAMIEKLARSQAPIYISGESGSGKELGARLIHSRSARAAGPFVPVNCGAIPENLMESEFFGYRKGAFTGADSEREGFFQAANGGTLFLDEVADLPLAMQVKLLRAIQEKRVRKVGSVAEEPVDVRIICATHRNLRDLVEKGGFRQDLYYRLNVIELRMPPLRERLEDIAPLVDAILRRVFGEATPKLSNGALKALEFYSFPGNVRELENILERATALCAGDTIEVDDLHLGPEEMPGGEAPGRGSETLDEYLNRLERQAILEALQKAEGNRTAAARLLGVTFRSMRYRLERLGIE is encoded by the coding sequence GTGTCAGTTGTCAGAACCGAACGGCGTCCGCGCGGCGAATTAAGCCGGGTTCTCGTTGTTGATGACGAGCCCGATATCCGTGAACTGATCGATTTAACCTTGGCTCGCATGGGCCTGGCCACCGAGTGTGTGGGTTCGGTGGCTGAGGCGAAAGCCGCGCTTGAGGCCGATGATTTTCAGCTCTGCCTGACCGATATGCGCCTGCCGGATGGCGAGGGGCTGGAAATCGTTCGCCTCATCACCGAGCATTACCCCCAAACGCCGGTAGCTGTCATTACCGCCTATGGCAGCGCTGGAAATGCCGTCGCCGCCTTGAAGGCGGGGGCTTTCGACTATCTGGCCAAGCCGGTCGGGCTTGAGCAACTACGCGCGCTGATCAAGTCTGCCTTACGTTTGCCAGGCGGCGGGCAGGGGGACGATGAAGATCCCCTGCAATCGCTGATTGGCGACTCCCCGAGCATGCAGCAGGTACGGGCGATGATCGAGAAGCTGGCGCGCAGCCAGGCGCCGATCTACATTTCCGGCGAGTCCGGCAGCGGCAAGGAGTTGGGTGCCCGATTGATCCATAGCCGCAGCGCTCGAGCGGCAGGGCCCTTCGTTCCGGTTAACTGCGGGGCGATTCCGGAAAACCTGATGGAAAGCGAATTCTTCGGTTATCGGAAAGGGGCATTTACCGGCGCCGATAGTGAGCGCGAGGGATTTTTCCAGGCCGCCAACGGGGGTACGCTGTTCCTCGACGAAGTGGCTGATCTGCCGCTGGCCATGCAGGTCAAGCTGCTGCGTGCCATTCAGGAAAAACGGGTGCGCAAGGTGGGTAGTGTGGCCGAAGAGCCGGTAGACGTCCGGATCATCTGTGCGACCCATCGTAATCTGCGCGATCTGGTCGAAAAGGGCGGCTTCCGGCAGGACTTGTATTACCGGCTGAACGTGATTGAACTCCGCATGCCGCCCTTGCGCGAACGCCTGGAGGATATTGCCCCGCTGGTTGATGCCATCCTGCGGCGAGTTTTCGGGGAGGCTACGCCAAAACTCTCAAACGGCGCGCTGAAAGCGCTGGAGTTCTATTCCTTTCCGGGCAACGTGCGCGAGCTGGAAAACATCCTGGAGCGAGCAACGGCCCTTTGCGCTGGCGATACCATCGAAGTCGACGACCTGCATCTTGGTCCCGAGGAAATGCCGGGTGGTGAAGCGCCGGGGCGGGGCAGCGAAACTCTGGATGAATATCTGAATCGCCTCGAGCGTCAGGCCATTCTGGAAGCCTTGCAGAAGGCCGAGGGGAACCGTACGGCGGCGGCCCGTCTGCTTGGCGTGACCTTCCGCTCCATGCGCTACCGGCTTGAGCGTCTGGGCATCGAGTGA
- a CDS encoding two-component system sensor histidine kinase NtrB: protein MSDWLSSTWEANWRSFQYFNLYRLVLAGLFCLAILFPHEWTARLNLMPSLLLFGLTGAYMVATIAGLVLATHWQHGFNRQLSAQMMVDIAIVCSLMYLAGGVSSGLSVLLLVSLAAASLVGRGRLVLFYAAVATVAVLLVQSYGIVAQGFDQASIVQAGFISAGFFATAILARLLGQRVMVNEDLARRRGVALDNQIRISQRIVERMQDGVLIIAKEGVLSRCNPVAKNMLGLSSDDQAVLLASCAPELAGALQVWESGGNEDGLLFCGAEGRDLRARFERTPSSDGEVLVFLEDVGRIKEHAQQLKLASLGRLTASIAHEIRNPLSAIGHAGELLREERRGEMQERLLRILNDNVIRLDRIVRDILELGRQNRAEPELLQVGEFCANFVEHFLATENLSPDIVLLKASGPQNICFDRSHLHQILWNLVSNALRHSTKGPGAVRIEVLGAQGEGRVELHVIDDGPGVPETVREQIFEPFFTTHTQGTGLGLFIARELCATNGASLELMASGSGAHFIVAGRNDTCQLSEPNGVRAAN from the coding sequence ATGTCGGATTGGCTCTCCTCCACCTGGGAGGCTAACTGGCGCTCCTTCCAGTATTTCAATCTTTATCGCCTCGTTTTGGCCGGATTGTTTTGCCTGGCGATCCTCTTTCCTCATGAGTGGACTGCTCGCCTGAATTTGATGCCGTCGCTGTTGCTGTTTGGCCTGACGGGGGCCTACATGGTGGCGACGATTGCCGGGCTAGTGCTGGCGACCCATTGGCAGCATGGATTCAATCGGCAATTGTCTGCCCAGATGATGGTGGATATTGCTATCGTCTGTTCGCTGATGTACCTGGCGGGTGGCGTCAGTAGTGGATTGAGTGTGTTGCTGCTAGTCTCGCTGGCGGCGGCCAGCCTGGTGGGGCGCGGGCGTCTGGTCTTGTTCTATGCGGCGGTGGCGACTGTGGCTGTGCTGCTGGTGCAGTCCTACGGGATAGTGGCCCAGGGGTTTGATCAGGCCTCGATCGTTCAGGCCGGCTTCATCTCGGCGGGCTTCTTTGCCACGGCCATCCTTGCGCGTCTGTTGGGCCAGCGGGTGATGGTCAATGAAGATCTGGCCCGCCGGCGCGGGGTAGCGCTGGATAACCAGATTCGCATCAGCCAGCGCATCGTCGAGCGGATGCAGGACGGCGTGCTGATCATTGCCAAGGAGGGCGTGCTGAGTCGCTGCAATCCCGTAGCCAAAAATATGCTTGGCTTGTCTTCGGACGATCAGGCGGTGCTTCTGGCCAGTTGCGCTCCGGAATTGGCCGGCGCACTTCAGGTTTGGGAGTCCGGAGGCAATGAAGACGGACTTCTTTTTTGCGGTGCCGAAGGCCGGGATTTGCGTGCCCGTTTCGAGCGGACACCAAGTTCGGATGGCGAGGTGCTGGTCTTCCTTGAGGATGTCGGGCGGATCAAGGAGCACGCCCAGCAGTTGAAGCTGGCCTCGCTGGGCCGCTTGACGGCAAGTATTGCCCACGAGATACGCAACCCGCTGTCAGCGATTGGCCATGCCGGCGAGCTGTTGCGCGAGGAGCGCCGTGGTGAAATGCAGGAACGTCTGCTGCGTATTCTTAACGATAACGTGATCCGGCTTGACCGGATCGTGCGCGATATTCTGGAGTTGGGGCGGCAGAATCGCGCCGAGCCTGAATTGTTGCAGGTGGGCGAGTTCTGCGCGAATTTTGTCGAACACTTTTTGGCAACGGAGAATTTGTCTCCGGATATCGTCTTGCTCAAGGCATCTGGGCCACAGAACATCTGTTTTGATCGCTCCCATCTGCACCAGATCTTGTGGAATCTGGTCAGCAACGCGCTGCGTCATTCGACCAAGGGACCAGGAGCGGTACGGATCGAGGTGCTCGGCGCCCAAGGTGAGGGACGGGTAGAATTGCATGTGATCGATGATGGTCCGGGGGTTCCGGAAACCGTGCGCGAACAGATTTTTGAGCCATTTTTTACGACGCATACTCAGGGGACTGGCCTGGGGTTGTTCATCGCCCGTGAGCTTTGTGCAACCAACGGTGCGAGCTTGGAATTGATGGCCTCGGGTTCCGGGGCGCATTTCATTGTGGCAGGGAGAAACGATACGTGTCAGTTGTCAGAACCGAACGGCGTCCGCGCGGCGAATTAA
- a CDS encoding PP0621 family protein, translating into MMKYLLLFAFLGVVWWIWSKRKVSVDSKPSSTRRVPTEEKMVTCVHCGVHLPESEGLIEDGRIYCCEAHRAASRSTGR; encoded by the coding sequence ATGATGAAATACCTGCTGTTGTTCGCGTTTCTGGGTGTGGTCTGGTGGATTTGGTCCAAGCGCAAGGTGTCGGTGGATTCGAAACCATCGTCGACACGGCGCGTTCCGACTGAGGAAAAGATGGTGACTTGCGTCCATTGCGGCGTGCATTTGCCAGAGAGCGAGGGGCTCATCGAAGACGGCCGGATCTATTGCTGTGAAGCGCATCGGGCGGCATCCCGGTCCACGGGGCGCTGA
- a CDS encoding TonB-dependent receptor encodes MDLPRLNPLAFALLVAFSSANAQETALSPVNVTAKGYATTDLETPISTTALDQAEISRRGGQNLGDALRGKPGIAVANDGAQGQNPVIRGLSKESMVLLVDGVRFNSAQPAGAIASFMSLGMAERVEVVKGGSSVLYGTGALGGAINVLLPQARFVPGIGVEAGASFDSASKGLRGTAVMNASSGDHALMLGASLARIEDYKSPEGTVSRTGYDSDSFIGQYRFRIDAQQQLRVSAQLHKDEDVWYPGSTRWINASNKALGTNVVHSPEQERRLYELGYNRKGTGEQPVNIDLRVYRQEMERTIFSWANNYNRDMVVNRVTFQTDGFDAKADWLVHPQHLLSFGINAWEMSGDPDRYLSQTPPFTTLASNNPFRNAKITAIGAYVQDDMRFGKLNILAGLRYDTVKSTAERMGNRTTGLDNDDNAFSGSLGAIYEASPLLRPYANYARAFRAPGMRERYESGLRGDGYVYAGSPEVEAEKADQFELGLKGANSQFVYQVAGYYNRIENYLTGQVLSGAAATAACPTAPTNCKKTVNLGSATIKGIEASARWQFVNGHWLTAGYSMLRGTNDDLDEPLFQMPADEISLGWLGNVLPGVKGDLTLRLVDRQDRVATQFTRGAENTTAGFVTADLGATWQFAKNQSLRFAVKNLADKTYHEHLTEGVSGWEIKSPGRSFQLAWRGSF; translated from the coding sequence ATGGACTTGCCTCGCCTCAATCCTTTGGCGTTTGCCCTGTTGGTCGCTTTTTCCTCGGCAAACGCTCAGGAAACCGCCCTTTCCCCGGTTAACGTGACCGCCAAGGGCTACGCAACCACCGATCTGGAAACACCCATTTCGACGACCGCCTTGGACCAGGCGGAAATATCCCGGCGCGGCGGACAAAATCTGGGTGACGCCCTGCGTGGCAAACCGGGAATTGCTGTCGCCAACGACGGCGCCCAAGGACAGAACCCGGTCATCCGCGGGCTGAGCAAGGAAAGCATGGTGCTGCTGGTCGACGGCGTGCGCTTCAATTCGGCACAGCCGGCCGGCGCCATTGCATCGTTCATGTCGCTGGGCATGGCCGAGCGGGTCGAGGTGGTCAAGGGCGGGTCGTCGGTGCTGTACGGAACGGGTGCGCTGGGCGGGGCGATCAATGTGCTGTTGCCGCAGGCCCGTTTCGTCCCCGGCATCGGCGTCGAAGCCGGCGCTTCCTTCGATTCGGCCAGCAAGGGCCTGCGTGGCACGGCGGTGATGAATGCCAGCAGCGGTGACCATGCGCTGATGCTCGGCGCCTCGCTGGCCCGCATCGAAGACTACAAATCTCCCGAAGGCACGGTCAGTCGCACCGGCTACGACTCCGACAGCTTCATTGGCCAGTACCGCTTCCGCATCGATGCCCAGCAGCAATTGCGCGTTTCGGCCCAGCTGCACAAGGATGAGGACGTCTGGTATCCCGGCTCGACGCGATGGATCAACGCAAGCAACAAGGCGCTCGGGACCAATGTGGTTCATTCGCCGGAGCAGGAGCGCCGTCTGTACGAACTCGGATACAACCGCAAGGGAACTGGCGAGCAGCCGGTTAACATCGATCTGCGCGTCTACCGTCAGGAAATGGAACGCACGATTTTCAGCTGGGCCAACAATTACAACCGCGACATGGTGGTCAACCGCGTCACCTTCCAGACCGATGGCTTCGACGCCAAGGCAGATTGGCTGGTACACCCGCAGCACCTGCTGTCCTTCGGCATCAACGCCTGGGAAATGAGTGGCGATCCGGATCGTTACCTGTCGCAAACGCCGCCGTTTACCACGCTGGCATCGAACAACCCGTTCCGGAACGCCAAGATCACCGCCATTGGCGCTTACGTGCAGGATGACATGCGTTTCGGCAAGCTCAACATTCTGGCCGGCCTGCGCTACGACACCGTCAAATCCACGGCAGAACGCATGGGCAATCGCACGACCGGCCTGGACAACGATGACAACGCCTTTTCCGGCAGCCTGGGCGCCATCTACGAGGCGAGCCCGCTGCTCCGCCCGTATGCCAACTATGCCCGAGCCTTCCGCGCTCCCGGCATGCGCGAGCGTTACGAATCCGGCCTGCGCGGCGATGGCTACGTCTATGCCGGCAGCCCGGAAGTCGAGGCCGAGAAAGCCGACCAGTTCGAGTTGGGCCTGAAAGGCGCCAACAGCCAGTTCGTCTATCAGGTGGCCGGGTATTACAACCGCATCGAAAATTACCTGACCGGCCAGGTGCTGTCCGGGGCTGCCGCAACGGCGGCCTGTCCTACTGCTCCGACCAACTGCAAAAAGACGGTCAACCTCGGCAGCGCGACAATCAAGGGCATCGAAGCCAGCGCGCGCTGGCAGTTCGTCAACGGCCATTGGCTGACGGCCGGTTACTCGATGCTGCGCGGCACCAACGACGATCTTGACGAACCGCTGTTCCAGATGCCGGCCGACGAGATTTCTCTGGGCTGGCTGGGCAACGTGCTGCCCGGCGTCAAGGGTGACTTAACGCTTCGCCTGGTCGACCGTCAGGATCGCGTCGCGACGCAATTCACCAGGGGAGCTGAGAACACGACGGCGGGCTTCGTCACTGCCGACCTCGGCGCCACCTGGCAGTTCGCAAAAAACCAGAGCCTGCGCTTTGCCGTAAAAAACCTGGCTGACAAGACCTACCACGAGCACCTGACCGAAGGCGTTTCCGGTTGGGAAATCAAGTCGCCCGGCCGTTCGTTCCAACTGGCCTGGCGTGGCAGTTTCTAA
- a CDS encoding ABC transporter substrate-binding protein: protein MFRFLSLLALGWLALLTPAHADKLPKLILAGPPAAVSTPLIHMMETGALKDVADSVEFVVWKDPDQLRVLALGGKADFVAMPSNVAANLYNRGVGLKLLNVSTWGVLWLVSRDAKAKTLADFRGKEIAMPFRADMPDIVFGLIAEKQGLDPKKDFALRYVASPLDAMQLLITRRVDHALLAEPAVSMALRKTKSFPVSLIAPELHRSVDLQQEWGRLYGRETRIPQAGITVIGKAVADEALQAKVMAAHDASLHWCQKNALQCGEMVAKRIDLLTPQAVADSLAVSQMRAVSGWAARGELEFFFNQLLAKNPALVGGKLPDERFYGNPVRP, encoded by the coding sequence CTGTTCCGCTTCCTTTCCCTGCTCGCACTGGGCTGGCTGGCGCTGCTGACGCCGGCCCATGCCGACAAACTTCCCAAGCTGATCCTGGCCGGCCCACCCGCTGCCGTATCGACGCCGCTGATCCACATGATGGAAACAGGGGCGCTCAAGGATGTCGCCGACAGCGTCGAGTTCGTCGTCTGGAAGGATCCGGATCAGTTGCGGGTGCTGGCGCTGGGCGGCAAGGCGGATTTCGTCGCCATGCCGAGCAATGTCGCGGCCAACCTGTACAACCGGGGCGTTGGGCTGAAACTGCTCAACGTGTCGACCTGGGGCGTGCTGTGGCTGGTGTCGCGTGACGCCAAGGCGAAAACGCTGGCTGATTTTCGCGGCAAGGAAATCGCCATGCCCTTCCGGGCCGACATGCCGGACATCGTCTTCGGCCTGATCGCCGAAAAGCAGGGGCTGGACCCGAAAAAGGACTTCGCCCTGCGCTACGTCGCTTCGCCGCTCGATGCCATGCAGCTGCTGATTACCCGGCGCGTCGATCACGCCTTGCTCGCCGAACCGGCTGTGTCGATGGCCCTGCGCAAAACCAAGTCCTTCCCGGTCAGCCTCATCGCGCCGGAACTCCACCGCAGTGTCGACCTGCAACAGGAATGGGGCCGTCTTTACGGGCGCGAGACCCGCATTCCGCAGGCCGGCATTACGGTCATCGGCAAGGCCGTGGCGGATGAAGCCCTGCAGGCCAAGGTGATGGCCGCCCACGATGCCTCGCTGCATTGGTGCCAGAAGAACGCCTTGCAGTGCGGCGAGATGGTGGCCAAGCGCATCGACCTGCTGACGCCGCAAGCGGTGGCCGATTCGCTGGCCGTCAGCCAGATGCGGGCGGTCAGCGGCTGGGCGGCGCGCGGCGAGCTGGAATTCTTCTTCAACCAACTGCTCGCCAAAAACCCGGCGCTGGTCGGCGGCAAGCTGCCCGACGAGCGCTTTTACGGCAATCCGGTCCGCCCTTGA
- a CDS encoding ABC transporter permease, whose translation MKAPAFSELVRRNRALDWLAATGNYLWSGWGSLASLFIFLAVWELTAQSLGSLILPTPREAFATLGQLLQDGSARDDILITARRALLGFGLALTLGSLLGLLAGISMTASMMARPLVTLLVGMPPIAWLILALLWFGAGDGTPVFTVFIACFPIIFVGAMQGTRTLDGQLKEVARMFQLPLWMKFTDVYLPHIVSYLFPAWITALGTSWKVVVMAELLSTTDGIGAALAVTRSHLDTAASMAWIVALVGSLLAVEYLLLEPIKRRVESWREFASSNP comes from the coding sequence TTGAAAGCCCCGGCATTTTCCGAGCTGGTGCGCCGTAACCGCGCGCTGGACTGGCTGGCCGCCACCGGGAACTACCTGTGGAGCGGCTGGGGTTCGCTGGCCAGCCTGTTCATTTTTCTCGCCGTCTGGGAGTTGACCGCACAAAGCCTCGGTTCGCTGATCCTGCCGACGCCGCGCGAAGCCTTCGCCACCCTCGGCCAGTTGTTGCAGGATGGCTCGGCGCGCGACGACATCCTGATCACCGCCCGCCGCGCCCTGCTCGGCTTCGGTTTGGCGCTGACCCTGGGCAGCCTGCTCGGGCTGCTCGCCGGCATCTCGATGACCGCCTCGATGATGGCGCGCCCGCTGGTCACCCTGCTCGTCGGCATGCCGCCGATCGCCTGGCTGATCCTCGCCCTGCTGTGGTTCGGCGCCGGCGATGGGACGCCTGTGTTTACCGTGTTCATCGCCTGCTTCCCGATCATTTTCGTTGGCGCCATGCAGGGCACCCGGACGCTGGACGGCCAGTTGAAGGAAGTTGCCCGCATGTTCCAGTTGCCGCTGTGGATGAAATTCACCGACGTCTACCTGCCGCACATCGTCTCCTACCTGTTCCCGGCCTGGATCACGGCGCTCGGCACCTCATGGAAGGTCGTCGTCATGGCCGAACTGCTGTCCACCACCGACGGTATCGGCGCCGCTCTGGCCGTAACGCGCAGCCATCTCGACACGGCCGCTTCGATGGCCTGGATCGTTGCGTTGGTCGGCAGCCTGCTTGCCGTCGAATACTTGTTGCTCGAACCGATCAAGCGCCGGGTCGAATCCTGGCGGGAGTTTGCATCATCAAATCCCTGA
- a CDS encoding ABC transporter ATP-binding protein — protein MALVGPSGCGKTTLLNLAAGLLEPWEGCIDCHFERPAMMFQQPRLLPWKRTRDNIALGLKAAGQSRAARHATASALALKMGLTADDLDKYPSALSGGMQSRAALARAFAVQPDLLLLDEAFSALDIGLKSELYQLLASERVASGCAVLMITHDLMEAIRLADRILVMAGSPGRIVAEHAIATPLAKRDEDWVFARTAEFIRWPDIRAAFALPERA, from the coding sequence GTGGCGCTGGTCGGCCCCTCCGGCTGCGGCAAGACGACGCTGCTCAACCTGGCGGCCGGCCTGCTCGAGCCGTGGGAGGGTTGCATCGACTGCCACTTCGAGCGACCGGCCATGATGTTCCAGCAACCGCGCCTGCTACCCTGGAAGCGCACCCGCGACAACATCGCCCTCGGCCTCAAGGCCGCCGGCCAGTCGCGCGCCGCCCGCCACGCTACGGCCAGCGCGCTGGCGCTGAAGATGGGCCTGACCGCCGACGATCTCGACAAATACCCGAGCGCCTTGTCCGGCGGCATGCAGAGCCGTGCCGCGCTGGCCCGCGCCTTCGCCGTCCAGCCTGACCTGCTGCTGCTGGACGAAGCCTTCTCGGCCCTCGACATCGGCCTGAAAAGCGAGTTGTACCAGTTGCTCGCCAGCGAGCGCGTGGCCAGCGGCTGTGCCGTGTTGATGATCACCCACGACCTGATGGAAGCGATCCGCCTGGCCGACCGCATCCTGGTCATGGCCGGCAGCCCCGGGCGCATCGTCGCCGAGCACGCCATCGCGACGCCGCTTGCCAAGCGCGACGAGGACTGGGTCTTCGCCCGCACCGCCGAGTTCATCCGCTGGCCGGACATCCGCGCCGCCTTTGCCTTGCCGGAGCGCGCATGA
- a CDS encoding NnrS family protein, with product MGIWICPFRPFFLLTATHGALAIAWWVGLLAGILPLPEVAGGPVVWHAHELLFGFATASIAGFLLTAVPEFTGTAPIPRRRLKLLVAIWLAGRIAFAQSGTLGVLPAATFDLGLLALLLAAVAKPLWQQPSRRHLAFFHTLLALGIVHAGFYLALHRGGDAMPWLRLSIGLLMILIVVALSRISMRLVNDVLETQGGFAAPYMARPPRRNLAIVAIAAYSLGALLIPGNAVTGWLALAAAAAIFNLLNDWHVGRALGQRWVLIPYLVYWCMALGYATIGWGQLADSPLTSAGEHLLLVGALGLSVLIVMAVAGRMHSGWGLDHRRWLPFTASLLVAAALLRAAAGWPATAAFLTPLLHTAALLWLLAWSVYLFFSWQNLAGPRPDGGQGCDEPS from the coding sequence GTGGGAATCTGGATTTGCCCCTTCCGGCCCTTCTTCCTGCTCACCGCCACCCATGGCGCGCTCGCCATCGCCTGGTGGGTCGGCCTGCTGGCCGGAATTCTGCCGCTGCCCGAGGTCGCCGGCGGCCCGGTCGTCTGGCACGCCCATGAACTGCTCTTCGGTTTCGCAACCGCCTCCATCGCCGGCTTCCTGCTCACCGCCGTGCCGGAATTCACCGGCACCGCGCCGATTCCGCGCCGTCGCCTGAAACTGTTGGTCGCCATCTGGCTGGCCGGGCGCATCGCCTTCGCGCAGTCCGGCACGCTCGGCGTTCTCCCCGCTGCCACCTTCGATCTCGGCCTGCTGGCGCTACTGCTGGCCGCCGTTGCCAAACCGCTCTGGCAACAACCAAGCCGGCGCCACCTTGCCTTTTTCCACACCCTGCTCGCTCTCGGCATCGTTCATGCCGGCTTCTACCTCGCCCTGCATCGCGGCGGCGATGCAATGCCCTGGCTGCGGCTGAGCATCGGCCTGCTGATGATCCTCATCGTCGTCGCCCTGTCGCGCATCTCGATGCGCCTGGTCAATGACGTGCTCGAAACCCAGGGCGGCTTCGCCGCGCCTTACATGGCCCGGCCACCGAGGCGCAATCTGGCCATCGTCGCCATTGCCGCCTACAGCCTCGGCGCACTCCTGATCCCCGGCAACGCCGTCACCGGCTGGCTCGCCCTGGCCGCGGCCGCCGCTATCTTCAACCTGCTCAACGACTGGCACGTCGGCCGGGCGCTGGGCCAGCGCTGGGTACTCATTCCCTACCTGGTCTATTGGTGCATGGCGCTCGGCTACGCCACCATCGGCTGGGGCCAGCTCGCCGACAGCCCGTTGACCAGCGCCGGCGAACACCTGCTGCTGGTCGGCGCCCTCGGCCTGTCGGTGCTTATCGTCATGGCCGTCGCCGGCCGCATGCACAGCGGCTGGGGCCTCGATCACCGGCGCTGGCTACCGTTCACCGCCAGCCTGCTGGTGGCCGCTGCGCTGCTTCGCGCCGCCGCTGGCTGGCCGGCAACAGCCGCTTTTCTCACGCCCCTGCTGCATACAGCCGCCCTGCTCTGGCTACTGGCCTGGAGCGTCTATCTCTTCTTCTCCTGGCAGAATCTTGCCGGGCCACGGCCGGACGGCGGACAAGGCTGCGACGAGCCGAGCTGA